In Oceanobacillus sp. FSL K6-2867, one DNA window encodes the following:
- a CDS encoding helix-turn-helix domain-containing protein — MNKPTFPLSDIYTASTASKEFEIPYSTIKDDLNRNHKFSDQIKRGLVKKEGRVWLITRQAIQEVYDK, encoded by the coding sequence ATGAATAAACCAACTTTTCCACTATCAGATATATATACAGCTAGTACAGCTTCAAAGGAATTTGAAATCCCTTATAGCACGATCAAGGACGATTTAAACCGGAACCATAAATTTAGTGACCAAATTAAGCGGGGTTTAGTAAAAAAAGAAGGGCGTGTATGGCTTATCACTAGACAAGCTATTCAAGAAGTATATGATAAATAA
- a CDS encoding secondary thiamine-phosphate synthase enzyme YjbQ codes for MRKKLHPFSIRTNEKQSFTNLDQYLEEALAESNVQNGIMLIFCPHTTAAITINENADPDVKTDLKLGLDETFPNKQEYIHMEGNSDGHMKSSVVGASETLIISDGQLILGTWQSVYFCEFDGPRNRKFYVKIIEG; via the coding sequence TTGAGGAAAAAACTACATCCATTTTCAATTCGTACAAACGAAAAGCAATCCTTTACCAATTTAGACCAATACTTAGAAGAAGCATTGGCTGAAAGCAATGTCCAAAATGGAATCATGCTTATCTTCTGTCCGCATACAACAGCAGCAATTACGATTAACGAAAATGCAGACCCCGATGTAAAAACAGATCTCAAACTCGGTCTGGATGAAACATTTCCGAACAAGCAGGAATACATTCATATGGAAGGAAACTCGGACGGGCATATGAAATCCTCTGTTGTCGGAGCAAGTGAAACCTTAATCATTTCTGATGGGCAGCTTATATTAGGAACATGGCAAAGTGTTTATTTTTGTGAATTTGATGGGCCAAGAAATCGGAAGTTTTATGTGAAAATAATTGAGGGGTAA
- a CDS encoding protein rep, with amino-acid sequence MDKNRIIMFASDEKLKKRKQHKLNSCQMICSWFKARRDALALAIQMEYIKQKYQKKFIFLTLIAPNVLAHELENEVKLHSKACEKLMEHKEVKKRIKGYVRKLEVIYNKDRDDYQPRIHVLIVVNKSYFTDKNHYITYDRWLELWKQGAGSSNNKQVDVLKVRENSDKEMSELTQTSAKDDYLVNEKVFEVFYQALKGKRLIVQSGLFKVSMNLWKSGKLDKYKERDSTQYVYELLYNWGKLNN; translated from the coding sequence ATGGATAAGAATAGAATTATCATGTTTGCGAGTGATGAAAAGTTGAAAAAAAGGAAACAGCATAAGCTCAATTCTTGTCAGATGATTTGTTCCTGGTTTAAAGCAAGAAGGGATGCTTTAGCGCTGGCAATTCAAATGGAATATATCAAACAGAAGTATCAAAAGAAATTCATTTTTCTTACGTTGATAGCTCCAAACGTGTTAGCTCATGAATTGGAAAATGAAGTTAAATTGCACAGTAAAGCTTGTGAAAAACTAATGGAACATAAAGAGGTTAAAAAGAGGATAAAGGGTTATGTGAGAAAATTGGAAGTCATCTACAATAAAGACCGTGATGATTATCAACCACGTATCCATGTGCTGATTGTCGTCAATAAAAGTTATTTTACAGATAAGAATCATTATATAACATATGATCGTTGGCTTGAATTATGGAAACAAGGGGCGGGCAGCTCTAATAACAAACAAGTTGACGTTCTCAAAGTGAGAGAGAATAGCGATAAAGAGATGTCTGAGCTCACCCAAACCTCGGCAAAAGACGATTACCTTGTTAATGAAAAAGTGTTTGAGGTTTTTTATCAAGCATTGAAAGGTAAACGCTTAATTGTACAGTCAGGACTTTTTAAAGTATCTATGAATCTATGGAAAAGTGGGAAACTAGATAAATATAAAGAAAGAGATTCAACTCAATATGTCTATGAGCTTTTATACAACTGGGGAAAACTAAACAATTAA
- a CDS encoding zinc ABC transporter substrate-binding protein — protein sequence MRFIQALFILGFTTFLLIGCSSTDEGTTNAKDSDKLTIYTSVYPFQYAVEKIGGDSVEAKTVYPPGADAHTYEPTSKDMTAIADSDAFIFIGEGMEGFAASAADALANQDVELIEIGKYEELFHGHGEEAHEHEHHHHEGDEHSHSSHAEKEHEHGEGSHEHEHGDEHAHDDSEHSDSEDNHEHDDHEHDEHRHEDTSETNDENSVSITIDGLAGHYHTGDSIQLTAQLSEDSDHDHWHWYTLEPDAEDWETVPDNGTATYDGEAVVDGQQIKATLFGDDHEVVAESEPVTIAIDDHTGDHDPHLWIDPLRMIEISRIIKDELIALNPDGEADYNANFEALEAELLALDEEYSELLATKENKYIMVPHAAYGYWEERYGVKQIAISGLSSSQEPSQKQLTEVIDQAEEHNLDYILYEQNSPNRLSEVIQEQIGAEALTIHNLSVLTDEDIQNEEDYISLMRSNLEILDNVTK from the coding sequence ATGAGATTTATCCAGGCATTATTTATTTTAGGTTTTACAACATTTTTACTGATTGGCTGTTCTTCAACTGATGAAGGTACAACGAATGCAAAGGATTCGGATAAGCTTACTATTTACACATCTGTCTATCCATTTCAGTATGCTGTGGAGAAAATCGGCGGCGATTCTGTTGAAGCTAAAACGGTTTATCCCCCTGGCGCAGACGCACATACATATGAGCCTACATCAAAAGACATGACTGCAATTGCAGATAGTGATGCATTTATTTTTATAGGTGAAGGTATGGAAGGATTTGCGGCAAGTGCAGCAGACGCGCTTGCTAATCAGGATGTGGAATTAATTGAAATCGGAAAATACGAAGAGCTTTTCCATGGACATGGTGAAGAAGCACATGAACACGAGCATCACCATCATGAGGGTGATGAGCACAGCCACAGCAGTCATGCCGAGAAAGAGCATGAACATGGAGAAGGCAGTCATGAACATGAGCATGGGGATGAGCACGCACATGATGACAGCGAACACAGCGATTCTGAAGATAACCACGAACACGATGACCACGAGCATGACGAGCATCGTCACGAAGACACTAGTGAAACAAATGATGAAAATAGTGTTTCCATTACTATCGATGGCCTGGCTGGACATTATCATACTGGCGATTCGATTCAGTTAACTGCCCAGCTAAGCGAAGACTCTGACCATGATCATTGGCATTGGTATACATTAGAACCTGATGCGGAAGATTGGGAAACGGTACCCGATAACGGAACCGCCACATATGATGGCGAGGCTGTTGTTGATGGACAGCAAATTAAGGCTACCCTTTTTGGAGACGATCATGAAGTAGTAGCAGAATCAGAGCCAGTAACAATCGCAATCGATGATCATACTGGCGATCATGACCCGCACCTTTGGATTGATCCATTACGGATGATTGAGATCTCTCGCATCATTAAAGATGAGCTGATTGCATTAAATCCGGATGGAGAAGCTGATTACAATGCGAATTTTGAAGCATTGGAAGCGGAACTTCTTGCACTGGATGAGGAGTATTCAGAGCTATTAGCGACAAAAGAAAACAAATACATTATGGTGCCCCATGCTGCTTACGGATACTGGGAAGAGCGCTATGGTGTCAAACAAATTGCAATCAGCGGTCTATCATCAAGTCAGGAACCGTCGCAAAAACAATTAACTGAGGTTATTGACCAGGCTGAGGAACATAATTTGGATTACATCCTCTATGAACAAAACAGCCCGAACCGGCTTTCCGAGGTTATTCAGGAACAGATTGGCGCGGAAGCTTTAACGATTCACAATCTATCTGTCCTGACAGATGAAGATATTCAAAATGAAGAAGACTATATTTCCTTAATGCGATCTAACTTAGAAATACTCGACAATGTGACGAAATAA
- a CDS encoding ATP-binding cassette domain-containing protein → MESLLQVKNVEKVFGKGTNTCKALEDISFTIDHGEFVGIMGPSGAGKSTSSCISDIDTPSKGDIYIENDTIAKMKGDQLADFRRDHPEFIFQEPCC, encoded by the coding sequence ATGGAATCTTTATTACAGGTTAAAAATGTTGAGAAAGTCTTTGGAAAAGGAACGAATACATGTAAAGCACTGGAGGACATTTCCTTTACGATAGATCATGGTGAATTTGTAGGAATCATGGGACCATCCGGTGCTGGAAAGTCAACATCTTCATGTATTAGCGACATTGATACCCCATCTAAAGGTGATATTTATATAGAAAATGATACTATTGCAAAAATGAAAGGGGATCAGCTTGCTGATTTTCGCAGGGACCATCCCGAATTTATATTTCAAGAACCATGCTGTTGA
- a CDS encoding GTP-binding protein, producing MNLLRQHKIPVTILTGFLGAGKTTLLNRILNEDSQQKTAVIVNEYGDLSIDSQLITNTKEEIIEINSGCICCNVRGDLISILSSMLRQQLNGELKFDRVIIETTGLANPAPVVQTFLMDEVMSRWFELDSVCTVLDSKHLPQHINSEELQEQVAFADVLIFNKTDLVNEVELKKLQARITQMNPNAKMLHSINCAIDISDIIGIQSFDLGQKLQIHPNLLTDEHHHHHDAVNSFVFTDNRPLNLDRVNRWFSYLVQIKGESLYRYKGILHIDGMEERVVFQGVHMLFSGTNDRPWLPEETKQSEIVFIGKDLDKYELEKGFYACLQ from the coding sequence ATGAATTTGCTACGACAACATAAAATTCCAGTTACGATTCTCACCGGTTTTTTAGGCGCAGGAAAAACAACTTTATTAAATCGTATTTTGAACGAGGATTCGCAGCAGAAAACAGCTGTGATTGTGAATGAGTATGGAGATTTATCGATTGATAGTCAGCTGATCACCAATACAAAGGAAGAGATTATTGAAATCAACAGCGGCTGTATTTGCTGCAACGTTCGAGGTGACTTAATTTCCATTCTTTCCTCTATGCTGCGGCAGCAATTAAATGGCGAGCTGAAATTTGATCGGGTCATTATTGAAACGACAGGACTTGCTAATCCAGCGCCTGTCGTTCAAACCTTTTTAATGGATGAGGTCATGTCCCGCTGGTTTGAACTGGATAGTGTTTGTACAGTGCTTGACTCGAAGCATCTTCCTCAGCATATTAATTCAGAGGAGTTACAGGAGCAAGTCGCTTTTGCGGACGTGCTTATTTTTAATAAAACAGATCTAGTAAATGAAGTAGAACTGAAAAAACTGCAAGCACGAATTACACAAATGAACCCGAATGCAAAAATGTTGCATTCCATTAATTGTGCGATTGATATAAGTGATATTATTGGCATTCAATCATTTGATCTTGGACAAAAGCTTCAAATACATCCCAATTTATTAACGGACGAGCACCACCATCATCATGATGCTGTGAATTCTTTTGTATTTACCGACAATCGTCCCCTCAATTTGGATCGTGTCAATAGATGGTTCAGCTATCTCGTGCAAATAAAAGGTGAAAGCCTGTACCGCTATAAAGGAATTCTCCATATTGACGGGATGGAAGAACGTGTTGTATTCCAAGGTGTGCATATGTTATTTTCCGGTACAAATGACCGTCCATGGCTGCCAGAGGAAACGAAGCAAAGTGAAATCGTCTTTATCGGAAAAGATTTGGATAAATATGAATTGGAAAAAGGGTTTTACGCGTGTTTG
- a CDS encoding DNA alkylation repair protein — protein MDEKKDTEIKRSSKSENILSQINSKTKLGDLRKIAKDIKKDHELAMELWSTEAFLPRLLVILIMDKKLLSQDVLNKLDKDMQTHTFDERNNLMDWLMANQLTKDKKKIALMESWENSPSALQRRAFWYYQGRLRWTGQTPPDNTPDLLSALEANITQEEPEVQWAMNFTAGWIGVYDEKNRARCIKLGEKTGLYKDEIVAKGCTPSYLPEFITIEVNKRHNN, from the coding sequence ATGGATGAAAAAAAAGATACAGAAATAAAACGCTCTTCAAAATCAGAAAACATTCTATCTCAAATCAATAGTAAAACGAAGCTAGGCGACTTACGAAAAATCGCGAAGGACATTAAAAAAGATCACGAACTAGCTATGGAACTTTGGTCAACCGAAGCGTTTTTGCCCAGACTATTAGTAATCTTAATTATGGACAAAAAACTTCTTTCACAAGATGTGCTAAATAAGCTGGATAAGGATATGCAGACTCACACTTTTGATGAGCGAAATAACTTAATGGATTGGTTAATGGCTAATCAACTCACCAAAGATAAGAAGAAAATTGCATTGATGGAGTCATGGGAAAATAGTCCTTCTGCTCTTCAAAGGCGGGCTTTCTGGTATTATCAAGGGCGATTGAGATGGACTGGACAAACACCACCTGATAACACCCCAGACTTGCTATCTGCATTAGAAGCTAATATTACGCAGGAAGAACCGGAAGTGCAATGGGCTATGAATTTCACCGCAGGCTGGATAGGTGTTTATGATGAAAAAAATCGTGCACGTTGTATTAAACTAGGTGAGAAAACGGGTCTTTACAAAGATGAAATAGTAGCAAAAGGATGTACTCCCAGCTATTTGCCGGAGTTCATTACGATTGAAGTTAACAAACGACATAATAATTAG
- a CDS encoding DUF418 domain-containing protein — translation MKQRIDTLDFLRGFALLGIIFANITLIILPSSLQADYFWSQILNYAVHERFFIIFSFLFGIGFYIFMTRAVNRGDQSTALFIKRLIVLSMFGLIHQFFQLGEALLPYAIFGFILIPFYKFKPKINFIITVILLILAVLLGGSYFMILPMFLLGLCMGQWGVFENITAHQKAFRIVQISSLCLLPAVFFIQYFLMEENGQIDLAGAISAPFVSAFYVTTLTLLLRHNWIQKLLTPLKYMGRMALTNYLVQTALILTASSLFDLKGHVHQTTLMNIAFVILIIQMIYSTIWFQYFKIGPMEFIWKIATYGKLPDRYKTNANHSKLLQ, via the coding sequence ATGAAACAACGTATTGATACTTTAGATTTCTTGCGAGGGTTTGCTCTATTAGGCATCATATTCGCGAATATTACACTAATAATATTACCTTCCTCCCTTCAAGCAGACTATTTTTGGAGCCAAATCTTAAATTATGCGGTACACGAGCGATTTTTTATTATCTTTTCTTTTTTATTTGGAATTGGTTTCTATATTTTCATGACACGAGCAGTAAATCGCGGTGATCAAAGTACAGCCTTGTTTATAAAAAGGTTGATCGTATTATCCATGTTTGGATTGATCCATCAATTCTTCCAATTAGGAGAAGCTTTGCTTCCCTATGCGATTTTCGGATTCATCCTTATTCCTTTTTACAAGTTTAAACCGAAGATAAACTTTATTATCACTGTCATACTATTAATCCTTGCCGTACTTCTTGGCGGAAGTTATTTTATGATCTTGCCTATGTTTCTACTGGGGTTATGCATGGGGCAATGGGGCGTTTTTGAAAATATTACAGCACATCAAAAAGCATTCCGTATCGTGCAAATTTCATCTCTTTGCCTCTTGCCTGCAGTATTTTTTATTCAATATTTCTTAATGGAAGAAAATGGACAAATCGATCTTGCTGGTGCAATTTCTGCGCCCTTTGTAAGTGCATTCTATGTGACTACTTTAACACTATTGCTTCGGCACAATTGGATTCAAAAGTTATTAACACCTCTTAAGTATATGGGAAGAATGGCGTTAACGAACTATCTTGTTCAAACCGCTCTGATTTTAACAGCTAGTAGTTTATTCGATTTAAAAGGTCATGTGCATCAAACAACATTAATGAACATTGCCTTCGTAATTTTAATAATCCAAATGATATACAGCACCATTTGGTTTCAATATTTTAAGATCGGTCCCATGGAATTTATATGGAAAATAGCAACGTACGGTAAGCTGCCCGATCGTTATAAAACCAATGCTAATCATTCAAAGTTACTCCAATAA
- a CDS encoding NAD(P)H oxidoreductase, which produces MKILAVTAHPRSDSLTANITKRFTAGLSEGGHEYEIVDLYAEQFNPLVFPEDEADWDNPNKVYSEEVRREMKRIEASDALVYIFPVWWYSMPALMKGYIDRVWNYGFAYGPKKLPVQKVSWIAMVGFPEEKYKKRDYDRMMEHHLNIGLAGYCGVKDSNVHFMYNTLGEFEDLAEKEKHFTGLLDEAYQLGASFGEENRA; this is translated from the coding sequence ATGAAAATACTTGCAGTTACAGCCCACCCCAGATCGGATTCACTCACAGCAAACATTACAAAAAGGTTCACTGCCGGCCTATCTGAAGGAGGTCATGAATATGAGATTGTCGATTTATACGCAGAACAGTTCAATCCACTCGTATTCCCGGAGGATGAGGCTGATTGGGATAATCCGAACAAAGTATACTCTGAAGAAGTAAGACGGGAAATGAAACGAATTGAAGCCAGTGATGCATTGGTTTATATATTTCCTGTATGGTGGTACAGCATGCCCGCTTTGATGAAGGGGTATATTGATCGAGTCTGGAATTATGGTTTTGCTTATGGTCCGAAAAAATTACCCGTTCAAAAAGTCAGTTGGATTGCTATGGTTGGCTTTCCAGAGGAAAAATATAAAAAACGAGATTATGACCGAATGATGGAACATCACCTGAACATCGGCTTGGCGGGATACTGTGGGGTTAAAGATTCGAACGTACATTTTATGTATAATACACTCGGAGAGTTTGAGGATCTTGCGGAAAAGGAGAAGCATTTTACAGGATTGTTGGATGAGGCTTATCAGTTGGGTGCATCTTTTGGTGAAGAGAATCGTGCTTAA
- a CDS encoding alpha/beta fold hydrolase, with protein MRKFLLIGFILLAGCSSASPTVEEAAQEVIDLLVDGDFEKVHDDYFAEKLQDSMSAKELEEVWKSEISGTFMETRTLESSEGGDSYQVVEAEIEYSDVNFQLRMTFNKALQLVGINISGNEANVTVPDSLTEEQVVVGEGTEYELEGTLTLPNQASDNLPAVVLVQGSGPSDRDEAVFGYKPFRDIAWGLAEQGIAVLRYDKRTYTYGSTMSPDELKSLTVYEETVEDAVRAADLLKNDSRIDSKNVFLGGHSLGGMLAPRIDLDGDFAGLIILAGSPRSLWEIIYDQGMDMYEDENQIAFVQAEYEKAQGLKDLTEEEALSETLYGLPAYYFQEMDSFNAGALAAESEKPLLLLQGEDDFQVYFDKDFALWQEILADKEDATFISYPGLNHFFVDYDGPDAGTIAEYEHPGVVDEQVVDNMAEWIHKHTNKSQ; from the coding sequence ATGAGGAAATTTCTATTGATCGGATTCATTCTTTTGGCAGGTTGTTCGTCCGCGTCTCCAACAGTTGAAGAGGCTGCACAGGAAGTGATAGACCTTCTTGTGGATGGAGATTTTGAAAAAGTCCATGATGATTATTTCGCTGAAAAACTGCAAGATTCTATGTCCGCAAAAGAATTGGAAGAAGTTTGGAAATCCGAAATAAGTGGAACATTTATGGAAACAAGAACTTTAGAATCTTCTGAAGGGGGCGACTCTTATCAAGTTGTTGAAGCTGAAATCGAATATAGCGATGTTAATTTTCAATTACGGATGACATTTAATAAAGCGCTTCAATTGGTCGGAATCAATATATCTGGCAATGAAGCCAATGTCACTGTACCGGATAGTCTCACGGAAGAACAGGTTGTAGTCGGAGAAGGAACAGAATATGAGCTGGAAGGAACATTAACACTGCCAAATCAGGCATCCGATAATTTGCCAGCAGTTGTACTTGTTCAAGGATCTGGACCGAGCGATAGAGATGAAGCTGTCTTCGGTTATAAGCCGTTCCGGGATATTGCTTGGGGTCTTGCTGAACAAGGGATTGCAGTTCTAAGGTACGATAAACGAACGTATACCTATGGCAGCACAATGTCCCCCGATGAATTGAAATCGTTAACGGTTTACGAGGAAACAGTGGAAGATGCTGTTCGGGCTGCTGATCTGTTAAAAAATGATTCGCGCATTGATTCGAAAAACGTTTTCTTAGGTGGGCATAGCCTTGGCGGAATGCTTGCTCCAAGGATCGATCTGGATGGGGATTTTGCTGGACTGATTATACTTGCCGGTTCACCGAGGAGTTTATGGGAGATTATTTATGATCAAGGTATGGATATGTATGAGGATGAGAACCAGATAGCGTTTGTGCAAGCGGAATATGAAAAAGCACAAGGGTTAAAGGATTTGACAGAGGAAGAAGCTTTATCAGAAACGCTGTATGGTCTGCCTGCCTATTATTTTCAAGAAATGGATTCCTTTAATGCGGGTGCCTTAGCTGCAGAGTCCGAAAAACCTCTATTGCTGTTGCAAGGAGAAGATGATTTCCAAGTTTACTTTGATAAGGATTTTGCGTTATGGCAGGAAATCTTAGCCGACAAAGAAGACGCAACCTTTATTAGCTACCCTGGTCTCAATCACTTTTTCGTTGACTATGACGGACCTGATGCAGGAACAATTGCCGAATATGAGCATCCAGGCGTTGTCGATGAGCAAGTAGTGGATAATATGGCAGAATGGATTCACAAACATACAAACAAATCACAATGA
- a CDS encoding class I SAM-dependent methyltransferase, which yields MKQNESSLTSLVSAFGRAYHSKYDTPKIFDDFIADNLISEEEFSAISANMINGIQFFNKDIGQRFKDNPEEILKWITQVQLSPTPLARSAYCEKVLLHEVKLGAKQYVILGAGLDTFAFRYPELKNSLKIFEIDHPSTQEFKKKKLEDAKLTIPNNLHFVSMDFTTEFSHQDLADEGFDTKKTFFSLLGVSYYLTKEENKAMINQLFAKVPSGSSIVFDYADEKLFEEKGMSNRVENMVKLASASGEPMKSSFTYNEIENILEKSGLLIYEHLSPTKINELLFTNRTDYLSAFETVHFIHAVKK from the coding sequence ATGAAACAAAATGAGTCCAGTTTAACTTCCTTAGTATCAGCTTTCGGTCGAGCATATCACAGTAAATATGACACACCAAAAATTTTTGATGATTTCATTGCAGACAATTTAATTTCCGAAGAAGAGTTTTCTGCTATCAGTGCGAATATGATTAACGGTATACAGTTTTTCAACAAAGATATTGGGCAAAGATTTAAAGATAATCCAGAGGAAATTTTAAAATGGATTACACAAGTCCAACTTTCCCCAACTCCGTTAGCACGCTCTGCCTATTGTGAAAAAGTATTACTTCATGAAGTTAAGCTAGGAGCAAAACAATATGTCATACTTGGAGCTGGTTTAGATACTTTCGCTTTTCGATATCCAGAATTGAAAAACAGCTTAAAGATATTTGAAATTGATCATCCATCTACACAAGAATTTAAAAAGAAAAAATTAGAGGATGCTAAACTTACTATCCCGAATAACCTTCATTTTGTTTCTATGGACTTTACTACTGAGTTTTCTCATCAAGACCTAGCAGATGAAGGGTTTGATACCAAAAAAACATTCTTTAGCCTTTTGGGTGTTTCATATTATTTAACTAAAGAAGAAAATAAGGCCATGATCAATCAATTATTTGCTAAAGTCCCATCAGGTAGCTCTATTGTTTTTGATTATGCAGATGAAAAACTCTTTGAAGAAAAAGGAATGTCTAATAGAGTTGAAAATATGGTAAAACTGGCTTCAGCAAGTGGAGAACCAATGAAATCAAGTTTCACTTATAATGAAATTGAGAATATATTAGAAAAATCAGGTTTACTAATTTATGAACATTTATCACCAACTAAGATAAATGAGCTTCTCTTTACAAACAGGACGGATTATCTATCTGCATTCGAGACAGTTCATTTTATTCACGCTGTAAAGAAATAA
- a CDS encoding peptidoglycan-binding domain-containing protein, whose amino-acid sequence MKKKWLLVVPAIVVALVGAPHFNQTVDAAPENESVQQAESEIPAGYETILNWPPEQQPIVNQGSQESFEVEFIQVMLNHFGFETEVDGNFDSHTDQQVRGLQAENGLAQDGIVGVNTWTVLLEEYQAELFTVESAVAYAEAALDNDDLVFSSNGVLYEDSDGSVFYSLRARSQDYMDDGGTGTVGFYDVYQNGDVVESKPR is encoded by the coding sequence TTGAAGAAGAAATGGTTATTGGTAGTTCCCGCGATTGTGGTTGCGCTTGTAGGTGCACCTCATTTTAATCAAACAGTAGATGCAGCCCCAGAAAATGAATCGGTTCAACAAGCAGAATCAGAAATACCAGCAGGATATGAAACAATATTAAATTGGCCACCTGAACAACAGCCGATCGTCAACCAGGGGAGCCAAGAAAGTTTTGAAGTTGAATTTATTCAAGTGATGTTAAATCACTTTGGATTTGAAACAGAAGTTGATGGGAATTTTGACTCTCACACAGACCAACAGGTTCGCGGGTTGCAAGCTGAGAATGGGTTAGCCCAAGACGGGATTGTCGGTGTTAATACATGGACTGTATTACTTGAAGAATATCAAGCAGAGTTGTTTACAGTAGAATCGGCGGTTGCTTATGCAGAGGCTGCCCTTGATAATGATGATCTAGTGTTTAGCAGCAATGGTGTACTTTATGAGGACTCAGATGGAAGCGTATTTTATTCTTTGAGAGCACGAAGTCAAGATTATATGGATGACGGAGGTACTGGAACAGTCGGATTTTATGATGTGTATCAAAATGGAGACGTTGTAGAATCAAAACCAAGATAG
- a CDS encoding DUF3887 domain-containing protein — protein MKKLLFILLALFVLVGCNENEAEPPETDEQTTEANDAGEQTDDKATNEGTDETNHAAATDSNGTDADSEGNIALAEEFIEQLANEEFEAATAHFNDMMAVQLTPVALDELWVSLQDQLGGFIDQQYSSTEEVDDHQVVLIDGLFESADVVFSLAFDNNNQIAGFYIQ, from the coding sequence ATGAAGAAGCTTTTATTTATCTTATTAGCGCTATTTGTATTGGTTGGATGTAATGAGAACGAAGCCGAACCACCAGAAACAGATGAACAGACTACAGAAGCAAATGATGCTGGGGAGCAAACGGATGACAAAGCTACCAATGAAGGTACGGATGAAACGAATCATGCAGCAGCTACTGATTCGAATGGAACGGATGCAGATTCAGAAGGGAATATTGCACTTGCTGAGGAATTTATCGAACAGCTTGCTAACGAGGAATTCGAAGCAGCAACAGCGCATTTTAACGATATGATGGCAGTACAGCTTACACCTGTTGCACTTGATGAATTATGGGTTTCCCTCCAGGATCAGCTCGGTGGATTTATCGATCAGCAATATAGCTCCACCGAAGAAGTCGATGACCACCAGGTTGTATTAATCGATGGACTTTTTGAAAGTGCTGATGTCGTATTTAGTCTCGCTTTTGATAATAACAATCAAATTGCTGGTTTTTATATTCAATAG